The Leishmania major strain Friedlin complete genome, chromosome 23 genome has a segment encoding these proteins:
- a CDS encoding putative cytochrome c oxidase subunit 10, whose translation MRRFTSRIAAFAAVPAAEQTRQLHFPISPPPIEIDYLDSDPLEFAVRTEARRWGFDDLQYMRELAFVRIKNNPSIGDFRQMTPEERRDLFWGSDRQDFFRYITLKLTGQPEHLYHRGW comes from the coding sequence ATGCGTCGTTTCACGTCCCGCATTGCGGCCTTTGCGGCCGTGCCGGCGGCTGAGCAGACCCGCCAGCTTCACTTCCCCATTTCGCCCCCGCCGATTGAGATCGACTACCTTGATAGCGACCCGCTTGAGTTCGCCGTGCGTACGGAGGCGCGCAGGTGGGGCTTTGATGACTTGCAGTACATGCGTGAGCTCGCGTTTGTACGCATCAAGAATAACCCGTCGATTGGCGACTTCCGCCAGATGACACCGGAGGAACGCCGCGACCTCTTCTGGGGTAGCGACCGTCAGGACTTCTTTCGCTACATCACCTTAAAGCTGACGGGCCAACCCGAGCACCTCTATCACCGCGGCTGGTAA
- the ABCG5 gene encoding putative ATP-binding cassette protein subfamily, which translates to MMAPQRKEARNAVPRSHHASSLSAATTLIAVFLLLVACASVTQALHVSPASAEAAMWSGTDVFASSDSHSDPITCVNGGIPSGDHCICPLYYTSANCSQRQCPNSVGGEGPHRVLPVNSTNKLCDHCDEKEFTGLSCQICQSNAACRQYAGSAAECDNSTFTRGDNKQFQCTLKNEFFVRLMSGNRNITAEVLFNCTTSDGTAFRKGEQGMCNMAIYRIEPNHSYVDPFFRCDAQACSLKYGQKGPDMSDANNNTLRQRFFRAARTAGQVALIVECALLALLGGFTALLGPRRTTSITVALASVITVTVLVYISLMMLSMQSISAPEQTVIYECKKTHCACAEDPPPQYDPICSQKEELSKQILPSIKNSIRVVCGQNTSLCELTLADLSLVFQADCRASECVDTVRFPDDSSSDSNDDGGGGTAVLAKLNLGFLLVLLVLLVVSGIGTHYYYTCSISYERDRDFLVTFHVSTPYSDDGDVHETGDPAVLDDRHVHLNGNADGSAVEREQEPLLYNSPAPRAERRNFLPRGVSSSRHSEGNVSVRASVYEQARALTPAARARIEELRRLTAAPLELQVSELRYTLNTPLLGAADEGSQRTLLHRINFTVHSGDVLAIMGPSGAGKTTLLDLLSARAKPGEVSGTITLNGTPITTTGSRTAQYRNIIGYVSQEDTLLPSLTVEQTILYAARLKLPKALSHITVRRIVARVIETLKLQHCAQTLIGGETTRGISGGEKRRVSIAVELLANPRILYLDEPTSGLDAVSAKRVVEAVVALAKDSAMSMYAMHYFAFQPIVIFSIHQPSQEIYELFDKVLLLSRGMSIYCGSAASAAATIERRVTAAFGHTREVPRREVHNNQAEYLMKVEEILDDAVRAELQEEDALENTDTAGAPYRSASADGSPLAAARTQVPPCRSPESPAPRAPSQSVGCHDSDDGEQVSGADILSTTFGFRMYYANVYEQLQLLISRSITCLFGSFHLVICHSAVVACLATLMCVLYHEQALDLPGSLNRAGSVSFLLLVTSFLSLSCLEQLIVERKLFNVERENGFYTTCPYLISKIVVDIIPLRIIPAVVLASVIYFPMGFRVDAGLHFFYFILIIVLFSICMTMVILCIGIVSGSFGAAALLSSVLILWNFVFGGALVQAETIPPSLRAFKSISPFFLAFESLMVNELDGQHCVFSPTDETGKKSSASIPIMCVQYLANIGLKPERFNADVMQLAVYCLLFVGLSWVLLSSCSKLVH; encoded by the coding sequence ATGATGGCACCGCAGCGGAAGGAAGCACGCAACGCCGTGCCGCGCAGCCACCACGCCTCATCACTCAGCGCAGCCACTACGCTGATAGCTGtgttcctcctccttgtcgCTTGCGCATCTGTCACGCAAGCGCTGCATGTGAGCCCGGCGTCCGCAGAGGCAGCGATGTGGAGCGGCACGGATGTGTTCGCGTCCTCTGATTCGCACTCAGACCCGATCACGTGCGTCAACGGCGGCATCCCTTCCGGCGACCACTGCATCTGTCCCCTCTACTACACCTCGGCGAACTgctcgcagcggcagtgcccCAACTCCGTCGGCGGCGAAGGGCCGCATCGCGTGTTGCCTGTGAACTCGACGAACAAGCTCTGTGATCACTGCGACGAAAAGGAATTCACCGGCCTCAGCTGTCAGATATGCCAGAGCAACGCGGCTTGCAGGCAGTACGCCGGAAGCGCTGCTGAGTGCGACAACAGCACGTTCACCCGCGGTGACAATAAGCAATTCCAGTGCACGCTAAAGAATGAGTTCTTCGTGAGACTCATGAGTGGCAACCGCAACATCACCGCGGAGGTCCTGTTCAACTGTACCACATCAGACGGCACCGCCTTCAGGAAGGGTGAGCAGGGTATGTGCAACATGGCCATCTATCGCATAGAGCCGAATCACAGCTATGTGGATCCCTTTTTCCGCTGCGACGCGCAGGCGTGCTCGCTCAAGTATGGCCAGAAGGGCCCTGACATGAGCGACGCAAACAACAacacgctgcgccagcgcttTTTCCGCGCCGCCCGCACCGCTGGACAGGTGGCGCTCATCGTCGAGTGCGCCTTACTCGCGCTTCTGGGTGGCTTCACCGCACTGCTGGGGCCCAGACGCACCACGTCCATCACTGTGGCTCTCGCCTCCGTGATCACCGTCACGGTGCTGGTGTACATCTCCTTGATGATGCTCAGTATGCAGTCCATCTCCGCCCCGGAGCAGACCGTCATCTACGAGTGCAAGAAGACGCATTGCGCCTGTGCCGAGgacccgccgccgcagtaCGACCCGATATGCTCACAAAAAGAGGAGTTGAGTAAACAGATCCTGCCGTCGATCAAGAACAGCATCCGGGTTGTCTGCGGGCAGAATACCTCGCTCTGCGAGCTGACGCTGGCGGATCTCTCGCTGGTGTTCCAGGCGGACTGCCGCGCCTCCGAGTGCGTCGACACCGTCCGCTTCCCGGATGACTCGTCGagcgacagcaacgacgacggtggcggcggtacGGCCGTCCTGGCGAAGCTAAATCTCGGCTTTCTTCTCGTGTTGCTGGTGCTACTCGTGGTGAGCGGGATTGGAACTCACTATTACTACACTTGCAGCATCTCCTACGAGCGTGACAGGGATTTCCTCGTCACCTTCCACGTGAGCACGCCGtacagcgacgacggcgacgtccACGAGACCGGCGACCCAGCTGTTCTTGATGACCGCCACGTGCACCTGAACGGCAACGcggacggcagcgccgttgAACGCGAGcaggagccgctgctgtaCAATTCACCGGCTCCGCGAGCCGAGCGGCGGAACTTTCTTCCACGGGGTGTTTCCAGCAGTCGTCATTCTGAGGGCAACGTCTCTGTTCGCGCGAGCGTGTATGAGCAGGCGCGCGCCttgacgccggcggcgcgcgcgcgcattgaggagctgcgccggctcaccgccgcaccgctggagctgcaggTGTCAGAGCTGCGGTATACCTTGAATACGCCTCTGCTGGGGGCTGCGGACGAGGGTtcgcagcgcacgctgcttCACCGCATCAACTTCACAGTGCACTCGGGGGACGTGCTGGCAATTATGGGACCCTCCGGTGCCGGTAAAACCACGCTGCTGGATTTGCTCTCGGCTCGCGCGAAGCCAGGGGAGGTTAGCGGCACCATCACCCTGAACGGTACGCCCATCACGACGACCGGTTCCCGCACGGCACAATACCGCAACATCATCGGCTACGTCTCACAGGAGGACACGCTGCTGCCATCCCTGACTGTCGAGCAGACAATCCTCTACGCCGCGCGGCTAAAGCTGCCGAAGGCGCTTTCGCACATCACTGTGCGCCGCATTGTGGCGCGCGTCATCGAGACGCTGAAGCTGCAGCACTGTGCACAGACGCTCATTGGTGGCGAGACGACAcgcggcatcagcggcggcgagaaGCGCCGCGTGTCTATCGCTGTGGAATTGCTGGCGAACCCGCGTATCCTGTACCTTGACGAGCCGACGAGCGGCTTGGACGCGGTGAGTGCGAAGCgcgtggtggaggcggtggtggcgctggcaAAGGACTCAGCGATGAGCATGTATGCCATGCACTACTTTGCGTTCCAGCCTATCGTCATCTTCAGTATCCATCAGCCCTCACAAGAGATCTACGAGCTTTTCGacaaggtgctgctgctatcGCGGGGAATGAGCATCTACTGCGGCTCTGCcgcgtccgccgcggcgacgatCGAGCGGCGGGTCACGGCCGCCTTCGGCCACACGCGGGAGGTGCCGAGGAGGGAGGTGCACAACAACCAGGCGGAGTACCTTATGAAGGTCGAAGAGATTCTCGACGacgccgtgcgcgcggagctgcaggaagAGGACGCACTCGAGAACACCGATACCGCAGGTGCGCCGTACAGGAGCGCCTCGGCCGATGGGTCTCCACTGGCCGCGGCTCGCACGCAAGTGCCGCCTTGCCGCAGTCCCGAGTCACCGGCCCCGCGCGCACCCTCGCAGTCCGTCGGCTGCCACGACTCCGACGACGGTGAGCAGGTAAGCGGGGCCGACATCCTGAGCACCACGTTTGGCTTCCGCATGTACTACGCGAACGTGTatgagcagctgcagctaCTCATCTCTCGCTCCATCACGTGCCTGTTCGGCTCCTTCCACCTGGTGATATGCCACTCGGCCGTGGTGGCGTGTCTTGCGACGCTCATGTGTGTCCTCTATCACGAGCAGGCCCTTGATCTTCCCGGGTCGCTCAACCGCGCCGGCTCGGTGTCTTTCCTTCTGCTCGTCACCTCCTTTTTGTCTCTGAGCTGCCTTGAGCAGCTCATCGTCGAGCGGAAGCTGTTCAACGTGGAGCGGGAGAATGGCTTCTACACCACATGTCCGTATCTGATCTCCAAGATCGTCGTCGACATCATCCCGCTTCGCATTATTCCAGCCGTGGTGCTCGCCTCGGTCATCTACTTCCCCATGGGCTTCCGCGTCGACGCAGGACTGCACTTCTTCTACTTTATCCTCATCATCGTGCTCTTCTCCATCTGCATGACGATGGTGATTCTGTGCATCGGTATCGTCAGCGGCTccttcggcgccgccgcgctgctcagcagcgtcCTTATCTTGTGGAACTTCGTCTTTGGCGGCGCGCTGGTGCAGGCCGAGACAATCCCGCCCTCGCTGCGCGCCTTCAAGTCCATTTCGCCCTTCTTCCTTGCTTTCGAGTCGCTCATGGTGAACGAGCTCGACGGGCAGCACTGCGTCTTCTCTCCGACAGATGAGACGGGGAAGAAGTCGTCGGCCAGCATCCCGATTATGTGTGTACAGTACCTGGCAAACATCGGGCTGAAGCCGGAGCGGTTCAACGCCGATGTCATGCAGCTGGCTGTGTACTGCCTTCTTTTCGTGGGCCTCTCCTGGGTGCTGctctccagctgctcgaAGCTCGTTCACTAG
- a CDS encoding aldose 1-epimerase-like protein: MADTQPVPATVTSAHGAHAEAFGESFIVTLSSENLRVQLLSHGAALNSVQVRKPHPAASATASASATAEQDDEWLEVCLGYTNPEEALSADAVIGHTIGRYAGRIANGEFEIANTTYTLAKNFGPHNLHGGPVGFQHQEWKYLLSDGRDETGVAFHLVSPHMDQGFPGELFVTATYSIIKSAPVPTLKYVLQASLSDNTPVDMTVINLTNHAYWNLNGVPRPAAADAVAPLPRSIANHYLQLQSKYFAVTDELSIPNGDMRPVEGTPHDYSALRCVAEGMEATKEEGRDGGGYDDPVALETWDSTLREAALVYSPATKLRMQVCTTNPAIVVYTANHLPADASGSKGQRFQQHSAICLECQYFPNSPNVRAFPSTVLKKGEAYNETTIHAFQFMNADITPEEKLLRRQ, from the coding sequence ATGGCCGACACGCAGCCTGTCCCAGCAACGGTGACGTCCGCGCACGGCGCCCATGCCGAGGCGTTTGGCGAGTCTTTCATCGTAACGCTGAGCTCTGAAAACctgcgcgtgcagctgctgtcgcaTGGTGCGGCGCTAAACTCCGTGCAGGTGCGCAAACCGCACCCCGCAGCATCGGCCACCGCTTCGGCATCGGCGACTGCAGAGCAAGACGATGAATGGTTGGAAGTGTGCCTCGGCTACACGAACCCGGAGGAAGCCCTCAGCGCCGACGCGGTGATCGGTCATACTATTGGACGATACGCCGGACGCATCGCCAATGGCGAGTTCGAGATCGCGAACACGACGTATACGCTCGCCAAAAACTTCGGCCCGCACAACCTCCACGGCGGCCCGGTCGGGTTTCAACACCAGGAATGGAAGTACCTGTTGTCGGACGGCAGGGACGAGACCGGTGTGGCGTTCCACCTCGTCTCACCGCACATGGATCAGGGCTTCCCCGGTGAACTCTTCGTGACGGCTACCTACAGCATCATCAAGTCAGCACCAGTGCCCACCCTCAAGTACGTGCTGCAAGCCTCGTTGTCGGACAACACGCCAGTGGACATGACGGTGATCAACCTGACGAACCACGCTTACTGGAACCTGAACGGTGTTCCGcgaccagcagcggcggatgcggtggcaccgctgccgcgaagCATCGCGAACCActacctgcagctgcagtccaAGTACTTTGCCGTCACCGATGAACTGAGTATCCCAAATGGTGACATGCGTCCCGTCGAGGGCACCCCGCACGACTAttcggcgctgcgctgcgttgcCGAGGGAATGGAGGCGACAAAGGAGGAaggccgcgacggcggcggctacGACGACCCGGTCGCCCTTGAGACGTGGGACTCGACCCTGCGggaggcagcgctggtgtACAGTCCCGCTACCAAGCTGCGCATGCAGGTGTGCACCACGAACCCAGCCATTGTTGTCTACACAGCGAACCACCTGCCTGCCGATGCCTCTGGCTCGAAGGGGCAGCGCTTCCAGCAGCACAGTGCGATCTGCCTGGAGTGTCAGTACTTCCCGAACAGCCCCAACGTGCGAGCCTTCCCATCGACGGTGTTGAAGAAGGGCGAAGCGTACAACGAGACTACGATTCACGCGTTCCAGTTTATGAACGCTGACATCACTCCAGAGGAAAAGCTACTGCGCCGTCAGTGA